Proteins encoded in a region of the Streptomyces sp. NBC_00310 genome:
- a CDS encoding C40 family peptidase, giving the protein MASHRRPKQPSRARVTVLTTAAAAAVALSSQAANAAPSEKPTKDEVKAKVHKLYEDAGRATDKLNGAEEKQEKLEKEISTIQDNVAKGQEDLNELREGIGLAASAQYRSGGIDSSIQLFLSADPDDYLDKAATLDQLTSQQVESLKKIQEKQRTLAQQRQEATEKLEDLADTRETLAEKKKEVQSKLAAAQKLLNTLTAEEKAALDEQETRASRDAGERVDLGNEAPASDRGAAALAAAATQEGKPYVSGGSGPNSYDCSGLTQWAYAQAGVGITRTTYTQANDGTRIGRGELMPGDLVFFNDLGHVGLYAGNGMVLHAPYPGKNVRYESMSTIGTFQFGVRI; this is encoded by the coding sequence GTGGCGTCCCACCGTCGACCGAAGCAGCCGAGCCGTGCGCGTGTGACCGTGCTCACCACAGCCGCCGCCGCTGCCGTGGCCCTGAGCTCTCAGGCCGCCAACGCCGCGCCCTCCGAGAAGCCGACCAAGGACGAGGTCAAGGCCAAGGTCCACAAGCTCTACGAGGACGCCGGGCGGGCCACGGACAAGCTGAACGGGGCCGAGGAGAAGCAGGAGAAGCTCGAGAAGGAGATCTCCACGATCCAGGACAACGTCGCCAAGGGTCAGGAAGACCTCAACGAGCTGCGTGAGGGCATAGGCCTGGCGGCCAGCGCCCAGTACCGCTCGGGCGGCATCGACTCCTCGATCCAGCTCTTCCTCTCCGCCGACCCGGACGACTACCTGGACAAGGCCGCCACGCTCGACCAGCTGACCAGCCAGCAGGTCGAGTCGCTGAAGAAGATCCAGGAGAAGCAGCGCACGCTCGCGCAGCAGCGCCAGGAGGCCACCGAGAAGCTGGAGGACCTCGCCGACACCCGCGAGACCCTGGCCGAGAAGAAGAAGGAAGTCCAGAGCAAGCTGGCCGCGGCGCAGAAGCTCCTCAACACCCTGACGGCCGAGGAGAAGGCCGCCCTGGACGAGCAGGAGACCCGCGCCAGCCGCGATGCCGGGGAACGCGTCGACCTGGGCAACGAAGCACCGGCCTCCGACCGCGGCGCCGCCGCCCTCGCCGCCGCCGCCACCCAGGAAGGCAAGCCGTACGTCTCCGGTGGCAGCGGCCCCAACTCCTACGACTGCTCCGGGCTGACCCAGTGGGCCTACGCCCAGGCCGGTGTGGGGATCACCCGGACCACGTACACGCAGGCGAACGACGGCACGAGGATCGGCCGCGGTGAACTCATGCCGGGCGACCTGGTCTTCTTCAACGACCTGGGACACGTCGGCCTCTACGCGGGCAATGGCATGGTCCTGCACGCCCCGTACCCGGGCAAGAACGTCCGCTACGAGTCCATGAGCACCATCGGGACCTTCCAGTTCGGTGTCCGTATCTGA
- a CDS encoding NYN domain-containing protein, whose protein sequence is MVETGGGGPGDGAAEVLDRPLPEGVRKRVVQIVSDGFGGLTVAELPAQLRQYARFTPNRRVKFAGNAMAAAVETDTLFRQRIGERFREAHPELAGALDTGAPPPAADPLDVAAAAYVLRPTGWVKLVAAAGEEALRADAERADEESRAELERLREQLAEARGQTKAETERLRAELESAKKEADSLHRKLRAALSDVKRGEAALRKLHAEMETVRTESHAQVSAAESETRRLKARLGEAEAALEAARRAAREGRSVEDMRVRLLLDTVLEAAQGLRRELALPPVSVRPAETVDAVEPGRMTPKDIAARALSENDPAILDQLLALPQAHLVVDGYNVTKTGYPQMPLEKQRLRLLGQLSQLAAQTGAEVTCVFDGAELAAPVLLAPPRGVRVLFSKPGVTADELIRQLVRAEPPGRPVIVASTDREVADGIAKAGARPVASAVLLKRLS, encoded by the coding sequence ATGGTGGAGACCGGGGGCGGGGGGCCGGGCGACGGCGCCGCTGAGGTGCTCGACCGTCCGCTGCCCGAGGGCGTGCGCAAACGGGTCGTGCAGATCGTCTCCGACGGCTTCGGCGGACTGACCGTCGCCGAACTGCCCGCACAGCTCAGACAGTACGCCCGGTTCACCCCGAATCGCCGAGTGAAGTTCGCGGGCAACGCGATGGCCGCGGCCGTGGAGACGGACACGCTTTTCAGACAGCGGATCGGGGAGCGGTTCCGGGAGGCTCACCCGGAGCTGGCCGGCGCCCTGGACACGGGCGCGCCGCCCCCGGCCGCGGATCCGCTGGACGTGGCGGCCGCGGCCTACGTACTGCGCCCCACGGGCTGGGTGAAGCTGGTCGCGGCCGCCGGTGAGGAGGCCCTGCGGGCGGACGCCGAGCGGGCCGACGAGGAGAGCCGGGCCGAGCTGGAGCGGCTGCGCGAGCAGCTCGCCGAGGCCCGCGGCCAGACGAAGGCCGAGACGGAACGGCTGCGGGCGGAGCTGGAGTCGGCCAAGAAGGAGGCCGACTCGCTGCACCGCAAGCTCCGGGCGGCCCTCAGCGACGTCAAGCGCGGCGAGGCCGCCCTGCGCAAGCTGCACGCCGAGATGGAGACCGTACGCACCGAGAGCCATGCCCAGGTGTCCGCCGCCGAGAGCGAGACCCGGCGGCTGAAGGCCCGGCTCGGCGAGGCGGAGGCCGCCCTGGAGGCCGCCCGGCGCGCCGCCCGCGAGGGCCGCAGCGTCGAGGACATGCGCGTACGGCTGCTGCTGGACACCGTGCTGGAAGCGGCCCAGGGGCTGCGGCGAGAGCTGGCGCTGCCGCCGGTCTCCGTACGGCCCGCCGAGACCGTCGACGCGGTCGAGCCGGGGCGGATGACCCCGAAGGACATCGCCGCCCGCGCGCTGTCGGAGAACGACCCGGCGATCCTGGACCAGTTGCTGGCGCTGCCGCAGGCGCATCTCGTCGTCGACGGCTACAACGTCACCAAGACCGGCTACCCGCAGATGCCGCTGGAGAAGCAGCGCCTGCGGCTCCTCGGGCAGCTCTCCCAGCTCGCCGCGCAGACCGGCGCCGAGGTGACCTGCGTCTTCGACGGGGCCGAGCTCGCCGCGCCGGTGCTGCTCGCGCCGCCGCGCGGGGTGCGGGTGCTGTTCTCCAAGCCCGGTGTCACCGCCGACGAGTTGATCCGTCAGCTGGTGCGCGCCGAGCCGCCCGGCCGGCCGGTCATCGTCGCCTCCACCGACCGCGAGGTGGCCGACGGGATCGCCAAGGCGGGCGCGCGCCCGGTGGCGTCCGCGGTGCTCCTCAAGCGCCTTTCCTGA